AATTCTGTAGAAGGaactttgaaataaacaacatatTCTGGTAAAAACAATCTGCATTAGTCAAAAAACAATTTGGTCCAATTGCCAAACTCCTCTTAATTAAGtggtttatttaatatttacagtttataCTGAACTCTGTCCAACTTGTTCTGGGTTGATTTGTCTGTTGAACTAAGTGATTTTCAGTATAAGGAGGGTAGCCATCTTGAAAGAAAGATGGATACCTAATAAACACAAAAGGCCAAACAccagttttctattttattgtaGCTCAGAGGAACAAGTTCATTGAAATAAAAGGAGTGAAACTGCAACAGGAAGTTGAAtctttaccaaaataaaagtcttcaaCAGCATCTCATAGCAGCAGGAATTCAGTCCtcattaatatatttgcacCTCAGCcagtaaaaaaatacacaacctGTCCACATCTAGATAAAGCTTTAAACACTGATAAAGGAACATTCTGCTGGTTTCTCACAATTCATCTGGAAAAATGTCAATCTGATCAGCgatgaaaataaatcatgttttcatttttactctcagaaaagaacaattaaagttttatttcagcagcaaaacacaggaaatattgaTTCTTACCTATAAGTGCACTAAAATCCCAGAATGCACCTGAGTAAGAGTCATCAAATGAAGCCACATGTTTCAGTTCaatttctttggattttttgtttgtgtttttttttttattttagtgttgaTCAACAGTAAatcaaagcaggaaaacatttcaaccaatttctgaaaactgaaaagatttCTGATGAGTCTGCAGAaagtttttaacagaaatacaaaaactgaaaagtttcagctgttttgtgtttttggtttgatATTTTCCTCTTCATAAAACATCACAAGTCTTAAAGTAatgaacatttacagaaaatttaattgttttataacctggAAAACTTGGCCTAATAATCTccagctgaatttttttttttttaatctaaaaaataaataaaataaaatctaatattttaaatgaaacatttgagtTTCTCTTTACTTTTACGCATCAATAAACATCTATAACTGTTTCTGCAGTGACAGCTGATCCCCTGTCGGCCAATCAGAGGACAGGAAGAAGCTGCAGGAGGCGGAGCTAGACGGAGCGGCGGATCAGGTGGTTCTTGTCGGGTTCTAGGAACTCGTCCAGCAGAGCGTCCGTCACCTTCCGGAGTTCGTCCTCCAGCTGGGACGCGTCGCTGCGGGACGGAGAGACATCAGTGATGTCACAGAGGCCCCGCCCACACCTGTGATGACATAAATCCTTAGCTGACCTTTCTCCCGGTGCAGCGCAGAACTCAGTGTAATACTTGATCTTTGGCTCGGTACCGCTCGTCCGCAGCGTTGCCACGACGCCGTTCTGCAGCGTGAAGGTGATCATCTGACTGCTcctggaaacaggaagtaccTGTCGGAGGAATCAAGAGTTACAGCAATCAGCTTCCTGCTTCAGATTAAACTTCCTGGAAATTTACTCAGAACCACCTCGGATCAGAACTGAAACCCCTcaagcagaaccagaatctgAGACGGATCTTCGCCGAGTCCAGAGAAGGCTTTAGGACGTCAAGAAGAGTCCAACCACTTTCAGAACCAGGTTCTGAAATGacttcaaaaacaaccaacagaTTCTGCCTGGTTGTTGTTTTCTGGTGAAACTGTGAGTTGAAACCCGACAACACCCCATGATCCAACAGAACCTCCTTCAGCACCAGTAACTCAGTCTAGTCTAATGTTGCtttatgggggaatttttctgccataatccaagagcacacattttcagtctgaaagcaggatttgaTGTCTTCTgctctcaaaacttttaatacttttgcttacagttttattttgaaagcaggacttcatatttttcttctcaaaacttatggcagaaaaattcccccatgTTACTTTAGCTTAGGAGTCTAACTTCAGTTCTTGAAGTCTGGTGTCCTGGAGCCTTCCTGATCAAACACACCTGAACCAAACggctaaatttatttttgaccaCTGGTGGCCTAGAACATGCTAATGCTCTAagcttgtttttgattttaggATTTGCTAATTTTGAAAACCTTTAACACACTTAGCGTCCCTAAATAAATCTTTCTGGATGaattctaaaacaaaatttacttGACAGTTTTGTAAAcattcagttgaataaagtttgacattgGCTGCAGAGTTAGCTCATTTTGAGACGCGGTCCAACACACAAGAACCAAGCAGCTAGAAGCAAGTAGCCTCTTTACCAATCGTGGGCACTCTTAAGCTGTCATTATAATAGAGGAGCTAatttttctttgcacttttGCAAATTTTGAAACCAGTTTGTGGACTTGGTTCTCtaggaaaattaattttaaattaatttttccagtTTCATTCTAAAGTGGTAATTTACTTGACTGGTTAGCAAACTTTCAGGTGAATACAATTTGACATCTAGAACAGAGTTAGCAAAATAGACAAGTATAAGGTCTGTTCCAAAGACTCAAACCATTTAGACATGTAATGACAGATTTGCTATGTAGTAGAATGTCCTATCATAGAGGCACAGTGGGTACAAACGTGATTTTAGCTTCTGCTGagtaccatgttggtgtagccaTTTAGCATTGGACCAACCACGTTTTTAGAGAGTGGTGCCCATTGCTGCTCTTTACGATGCAGTCCTGCTGATCCATCTTTGGGATTCAGAAGTACTGAAGCAGAGACCTTAGTGACCCGTATTTAATGGTTCTTCAGCAGTCTGTGAAAGTCCAACCGCAGCATTTTATCATAGTGAGGTTTGAACTGAGCTGATTTTAGGAAAACACTGATTTGTAAACTGTAAAACGTGCAATGAACACTGACTCCAGGAACCAGGATATTATCAGAACCTCCACAGTGGAGGAAGAAGAGCTGCTCTCACTGATCTGAGGTCGGGCCGGCTGCTGTCGTATCCCGTGGTTACGTCCCTGACATGGACAATCCGAATGCCGCCGCACGTCTTTGGATACAAGTCGTCTCCGGCAAAGTTCCTGATCTGGCTGAAGATCCTCTGGATGGTGGGGGGGTCGTTACAGGTGACGTATGAGGTCTTGGACATGTGGTAACCATACCTGTAGACAGGAAGTGACAAAAAACTACACTGTCAAAATAAGATAATAAAACGGACCTCAAACACCAACGTTTCAAACCAGCcatcaaacagaacaaactaCTTCAGAGTCaaaataaagttacatttaaaaaagataagCACTTTCTTAAACCTTTATACTTGAGTCCCTGAAGTATAAAGGTTTAGGGTTAATGTCAAATATGAATTTCACTTATACTGGCCATTATGATGCTGCTCTTTAATAAGAAATATTCCAAGCGTAATTTAGtaaattttttaatgtttgtcgATTATTCAGGTAATTTTCTTACTGCTTTGAAACCCCGTTGTTAATGTTTATGTTGCAGAGGCTGATGACTGAACTGAGATCAGAAGTGTTGCTGTTTGCCACCATCTGGTGGTGAAATGGAAGTACGTTCTGGTAAACCGAAgctctttgtatttttacacCTCAGCCCTCCAACCTGCTGCGTCCTACAGTCTCTTACGTCCGGTAGATGttttgaagctgctggttcAGACTCAACTTCCTGGTCTGCAGGTACGCCGCCATTTCGGCCACGACCACGGCCGCACTGACGCCATCTTTCTCAGGAACAATGCTGCCACAGAGGAAACCTGCAGACAGAGACTTTGACTGAGTCAGATTGTTTTACAGTTTGAACACATCCTTTTGTGCACagaatgaaacataaaaagaagCCAGAAGAGACTTTATGTAGCAGCCTGTTCTGAGGTGTAGTTCTGCTAATCTGCCAGTAGGTGTCACCACTTCAGCTGGTTAGGCTtcttacttaatttttttaatttaatgaaaattagAACATGGCTGGTaaactttaattaattaaattttgagTCACAAAAGTTTCCTTTGTGAAAATAGCttgtcttaaaaaaacagaaaaaaaacaggaaatgtcttTAAGTTGGATACTAGAAAAGAAGCATAGTGTTTATAGTGCTACCTACTGACGGATTAATGCAACTACAAGTTGATTCAGTTGGACTCAAAGGTGGTACTGAAATGAAATATTGTGTTATGCTGGCTTCAAATGGCAAGAATTTAAAATTGTCAGGTGATTTTCAAAGATAAGAAACCTTAGCTATAACAGGTTTGGTTTTACAGTGTGTGGTATTCAGGCACACAAACTGATTTCACTCAACAACATTCAGCTGTCAGACGGGAAATCTTTCAAAACCTCTTGAAACCAAACATGAATTTAGAGTAAACAAACACGGCCAGGAAGAAGAAGCAACGGCGAAAGTTAGTGGACGATATTTAACAGTGAATGTCTTGGATGATCCGACTTCCACTGGACTTTCTGTTGCACCATGgaagctgttttgtttattgagccaagacaatccaacatgttgaatatccAGGCTTTTAGATCGGACAAGTCCCAACGTCCTTCTGGGTGGACAAGATCACTCTGAACACATGGCAGGCATGTCTCTTAAGATTGTTGGAATTGGAAAATCTGGACAAATTTGCCATGAAAATCTTGCTGTGTGAATTAGGCTTTACATTAAAGTCTGGTTGCAATGCATTTAGCAACAGAACGCAGTAACAGTCACTCATCAACAAGTGGTAGCAGTGAGCTTATCAGGGTCTTGGTTCTGATTGGACCAAAGACGATTCTGGGagccacacaaacacagagacttAAAGGGACAGCAGATCATCAAAGTTCTCACCTATAGACTCTTCGAAGGCAAATATGACCCTGTTTCCGGTTTTGGAGAGCTCATGGATTCTGTTCCCGATCCACTTGAAGCCAGGAAGAGTTTCCTGTTGGAGAACAGATGTCACaagtttgtttctgcagagatCCGTCAGATGAACAAGTCGCCTTCATTTTTTACTGACCTCAAAGTGGAAGCCCTCGATTCGAGCGAAGGCCTGCAGGATCTTGGACGACACGGTGGTGGCCAACATGTAGATGCTGTTGGTGTCCGCTGGGTCCGGATGGCTCTCCTTCCAGTTGAAGAACATCCACCATCCCAACAGGGCAGCCAACTCGTTTCCTGAGAACACCTTCCACCCGCACCTGCAACTCAGAGCAAACCCAAATAACCTGCTGGGTGAACCCCGCTAGGCTTCCCCTGCAGGATGGGGGTCTAACTGCAGTGAGCGTCACGTACCCGTCAGACCGCTCGGCCACGGCCAGCCGGTCAGCGTCGGGGTCAGTTGCTAGGACGATCCGAGCGTTTTCCCGCTCGGCCAGGAGGAGTGAGAGCTCCTGGAAAACAGAGTAAGGATAATAAACATGGAGCAAACCCAAGAAGTTCTGACTCCACAGAGATCCAGGTTACCAGGACAGACTCTCCCTCCTCTGGGTTTGGGCAGCGAACAGAGGAGAAGTTTGGGTCGGGGTCTTTCTGCTCAGGGACGGGAACGGGCGGGGCGAAGCCAAACACCCGGAAGGCCTGCTGGACAAAGTCGTGACCGACTCCGTGGAAGGACGAGTGGACGAACTTTAACGTGCAGCTCCTGTTCAGATCtctggaaaacacagaacagctTCAAGGGCTCAGGAAGTTAGTAGGGAGAGAACAGGAAGTTATTGGGGGAAAACAGAGGGAGGAAACAATAAGTTACCTGTGGAAGCAGAGGGAAGTTAGATCATCCATATAGCAGCTGTTGATCTGGGTCAGGGGGTCGGTCCTCAGCGAACTGCGGTTCACCAGCTCTTCGTCCCAGCAGGAGGCGCTCCAGGGCTCCAGCTGCTCCTCTATACAGCGCAGCACCTCCTTATCATGAGGGGAGGCGATCTGGGCGCCGCTACACCAGTACAC
Above is a window of Xiphophorus hellerii strain 12219 chromosome 18, Xiphophorus_hellerii-4.1, whole genome shotgun sequence DNA encoding:
- the pgm2l1 gene encoding glucose 1,6-bisphosphate synthase; the protein is MEDTAGTGGNGDLNANLGWRSTGDPQLDKAVQQWLDWDRNKWTRAQVESLVAAGRLEDLRSRLCSRMSFGTAGLRAPMGAGFNRINDLTVIQSSQGLHAYLCRCFADLSSRGVVVGYDTRGQEESGCSSQRLAKLTAAVMLSRDVPVHLFSSFVPTPYVPYAVKRLGAASGVMITASHNPKEDNGYKVYWCSGAQIASPHDKEVLRCIEEQLEPWSASCWDEELVNRSSLRTDPLTQINSCYMDDLTSLCFHRDLNRSCTLKFVHSSFHGVGHDFVQQAFRVFGFAPPVPVPEQKDPDPNFSSVRCPNPEEGESVLELSLLLAERENARIVLATDPDADRLAVAERSDGCGWKVFSGNELAALLGWWMFFNWKESHPDPADTNSIYMLATTVSSKILQAFARIEGFHFEETLPGFKWIGNRIHELSKTGNRVIFAFEESIGFLCGSIVPEKDGVSAAVVVAEMAAYLQTRKLSLNQQLQNIYRTYGYHMSKTSYVTCNDPPTIQRIFSQIRNFAGDDLYPKTCGGIRIVHVRDVTTGYDSSRPDLRSVLPVSRSSQMITFTLQNGVVATLRTSGTEPKIKYYTEFCAAPGESDASQLEDELRKVTDALLDEFLEPDKNHLIRRSV